One window from the genome of Salvia splendens isolate huo1 chromosome 9, SspV2, whole genome shotgun sequence encodes:
- the LOC121748964 gene encoding iron-sulfur cluster assembly protein 1-like, whose amino-acid sequence MLRQVTSRIIGRQLSPAGPPPRLYHERVVDHYENPRNVGTFDKNDSDVGTGLVGAPACGDVMKLQIKVDQESGKIVDACFKTFGCGSAIASSSVATEWVKGKPMEEVVSIKNTEIAKHLSLPPVKLHCSMLAEDAIKAAVKDYEAKHSKSPLEVPLPA is encoded by the exons ATGTTGAGGCAAGTAACGAGCCGGATTATCGGCCGGCAGCTGTCTCCGGCGGGGCCGCCGCCGAGGTTGTACCACGAGAGGGTGGTGGACCACTACGAAAACCCGCGCAACGTCGGAACCTTCGATAAAAACGATTCCGACGTCGGAACTGGGCTAGTTGGAGCTCCGGCGTGCGGCGACGTGATGAAGCTGCAGATCAAGGTCGATCAGGAGAGCGGGAAGATCGTCGATGCTTGCTTTAAGACCTTCGGCTGTGGCTCGGCCATCGCGTCCTCCTCTGTTG CCACAGAGTGGGTGAAAGGCAAACCAATGGAAGAAGTCGTGTCAATTAAGAATAC GGAAATCGCCAAACATCTCTCTCTGCCTCCAGTGAAACTCCACTGCAGCATGCTCGCAGAGGATGCAATAAAGGCGGCCGTGAAAGATTACGAGGCAAAGCATTCAAAATCACCTCTCGAGGTGCCTCTTCCTGCTTGA